One stretch of Serinicoccus hydrothermalis DNA includes these proteins:
- a CDS encoding alpha-ketoacid dehydrogenase subunit beta has translation MSTSKITYAKALNTALRDALTEDDDVLVMGEDVGALGGVFRITDGLTRDFGEDRCIDTPLAEAGIAGFAVGLAMQGFRPVVEMQFDAFGYPAFEQVTSHIAKMRNRTRGALPMPLVIRIPYAGGIGGVEHHCDSSEGYYVHTPGLHVVTPATPADAYSLLRESIASDDPVVFMEPKSQYYTKADLELPTSTEPIGQAAVRREGADVTLITYGPQLPSALKAAEVAAAEEDWDVEVIDLRSLVPFDDATVEASVRKTGRAVVLAEAQSFAGMGAEIAARVQERCFHSLAAPVLRVSGLDIPYPPPKLEHTHLPGVDRILDTIARLQWDDEPDHTHTPAEVSA, from the coding sequence ATGTCGACGAGCAAGATCACCTACGCCAAGGCGCTCAACACCGCGCTGCGCGACGCGCTGACCGAGGACGACGACGTGCTCGTCATGGGCGAGGACGTCGGCGCGCTCGGCGGCGTCTTCCGCATCACCGACGGGCTGACCAGGGATTTCGGCGAGGACCGGTGCATCGACACCCCGCTCGCCGAGGCCGGGATCGCCGGCTTCGCCGTCGGGCTGGCGATGCAGGGCTTCCGCCCGGTCGTCGAGATGCAGTTCGACGCCTTCGGCTACCCCGCCTTCGAGCAGGTCACCTCGCACATCGCCAAGATGCGCAACCGGACCCGCGGCGCGCTGCCGATGCCGCTGGTCATCCGGATCCCGTATGCCGGGGGCATCGGCGGCGTCGAGCACCACTGCGACTCCTCCGAGGGCTACTACGTCCACACCCCGGGGCTGCACGTCGTCACCCCCGCGACGCCGGCCGACGCCTACTCGCTGCTGCGCGAGTCCATCGCCTCCGACGACCCGGTCGTCTTCATGGAGCCGAAGAGCCAGTACTACACCAAGGCCGACCTCGAGCTGCCCACGAGCACCGAGCCGATCGGGCAGGCCGCGGTGCGGCGCGAGGGGGCCGACGTCACGCTCATCACCTACGGACCGCAGCTGCCGTCCGCGCTCAAAGCGGCCGAGGTCGCCGCGGCCGAGGAGGACTGGGACGTCGAGGTGATCGACCTGCGCTCGCTCGTGCCCTTCGACGACGCCACCGTCGAGGCCTCGGTGCGCAAGACCGGCCGGGCCGTCGTGCTCGCCGAGGCGCAGAGCTTCGCGGGGATGGGCGCCGAGATCGCCGCCCGCGTGCAGGAACGCTGCTTCCACTCCCTGGCCGCGCCGGTGCTGCGGGTCAGCGGGCTGGACATCCCCTACCCGCCGCCCAAGCTGGAGCACACGCACCTGCCCGGGGTGGACCGCATCCTCGACACCATCGCCCGGCTGCAGTGGGACGACGAGCCGGACCACACGCATACCCCGGCGGAGGTGTCGGCATGA
- the pdhA gene encoding pyruvate dehydrogenase (acetyl-transferring) E1 component subunit alpha produces the protein MSEITDLLPCPEPVQLIAADGTAVEPSEQARERGYAMPNPEDLLAVWRAMVVGRRFDTQATALTKQGRLAVYPSSRGQDACQVAPVLALAEGDWLFPTYRDSMSLVTHGIDPMEVLTLLRGDWHCGYDPQATRTAPQCTPLATQAVHAAGAAHGLARRGTDALALCLIGDGATSEGDFHEGLNFAAVFEAPAVFLVQNNKYAISVPLAKQTKAPALAYKGVGYGVRSEQVDGNDPAAVLAVMREAYAHARAGHGPVLVEAHTYRMEAHTNADDATRYRTKDEVDGWTGQDPIVRLQAYLVEQGHLDDARIEEVRAEAEAMAADLRTRMNAESIVEPLELFDHVYAEPTPQLREQRELVRAELAGTATAAHGSNDEKDAQ, from the coding sequence ATGAGTGAGATCACCGACCTGCTTCCCTGCCCCGAGCCGGTGCAGCTGATCGCCGCCGACGGCACCGCCGTGGAGCCGAGCGAGCAGGCCCGCGAGCGCGGCTACGCGATGCCCAACCCCGAGGACCTCCTCGCGGTCTGGCGCGCCATGGTCGTCGGCCGCCGCTTCGACACGCAGGCCACCGCGCTGACGAAGCAGGGGCGCCTCGCGGTCTACCCGAGCTCGCGCGGCCAGGACGCCTGCCAGGTCGCGCCGGTGCTCGCGCTGGCCGAGGGGGACTGGCTCTTCCCCACCTACCGCGACTCGATGTCCTTGGTCACCCACGGCATCGACCCGATGGAGGTGCTGACGCTCCTGCGCGGCGACTGGCACTGCGGCTACGACCCGCAGGCCACCCGCACCGCCCCGCAGTGCACGCCGCTCGCCACCCAGGCGGTGCACGCCGCCGGCGCCGCCCACGGCCTGGCCCGCCGCGGCACCGACGCGCTGGCGCTCTGCCTCATCGGCGACGGCGCCACGAGCGAGGGCGACTTCCACGAGGGCCTCAACTTCGCCGCCGTCTTCGAGGCCCCCGCGGTCTTCCTCGTGCAGAACAACAAGTACGCCATCTCCGTCCCGCTCGCGAAGCAGACCAAGGCGCCCGCCCTCGCCTACAAGGGGGTCGGCTACGGCGTGCGCAGCGAGCAGGTCGACGGCAACGACCCGGCCGCGGTGCTCGCGGTCATGCGCGAGGCGTATGCCCACGCCCGCGCCGGCCACGGCCCGGTGCTCGTCGAGGCGCACACCTACCGCATGGAGGCGCACACCAACGCCGACGACGCCACCCGCTACCGCACCAAGGACGAGGTCGACGGGTGGACCGGGCAGGACCCGATCGTCCGGCTCCAGGCATACCTCGTGGAGCAGGGGCACCTCGACGACGCGCGGATCGAGGAGGTCCGCGCCGAGGCCGAGGCCATGGCCGCCGACCTGCGGACGCGCATGAACGCCGAGAGCATCGTGGAGCCGCTGGAGCTCTTCGACCACGTGTATGCCGAGCCCACGCCGCAGCTGCGCGAGCAGCGCGAGCTGGTGCGCGCCGAGCTGGCGGGCACCGCGACGGCGGCGCACGGAAGCAACGACGAGAAGGACGCGCAGTGA
- a CDS encoding Lrp/AsnC family transcriptional regulator yields the protein MSEDRSSGDRPGGARPAGQVAADLDDTDRAIVAELRRDGRLSVRALAERVHISRATAYTRLERLHRDKVITGYAAQVDPDKLGLATAAYVSVSIEQGSWREVLDALEVLPGVERVALVGAEFDMLVEVRARDNHELRDVVLGRIQGVPGVRATRTWLIFEEWER from the coding sequence ATGTCTGAGGACCGATCGTCCGGTGACCGGCCCGGCGGTGCGCGGCCGGCCGGACAGGTGGCGGCGGACCTGGACGACACCGACCGCGCGATCGTCGCCGAGCTGCGTCGGGACGGCCGGCTGTCCGTGCGCGCGCTCGCCGAACGGGTCCACATCAGCCGGGCGACGGCATACACCCGGCTGGAGCGGTTGCACCGGGACAAGGTGATCACCGGGTATGCCGCGCAGGTCGACCCCGACAAGCTCGGCCTGGCGACCGCGGCCTACGTGTCGGTCTCGATCGAGCAGGGGAGCTGGCGGGAGGTGCTCGACGCCCTCGAGGTGCTGCCGGGGGTGGAGCGGGTGGCGCTCGTGGGGGCGGAGTTCGACATGCTCGTGGAGGTGCGGGCACGCGACAACCACGAGCTGCGCGACGTCGTGCTCGGGCGGATCCAGGGGGTGCCGGGGGTCCGCGCCACCCGGACCTGGCTGATCTTCGAGGAGTGGGAGCGCTGA